From the genome of Gemmatimonadaceae bacterium, one region includes:
- a CDS encoding DUF445 family protein: MGPARGARDRRHRGRWTHRYLSERKFEAALDAIETEGVEQLVVLLDDPVIREEITRTIHDALLAYLQKPISEIIGDVASASKDPDAGKRLAHATAPHIWDWIHAQLPVLVQRLDVQSMVERKVMAFSVDRLEEILRSVIQNELRMIIVIGYVLGAFVGLGTFGLSRLIGL; this comes from the coding sequence CGTGGCAGGTGGACTCACCGATACCTGTCGGAGAGGAAGTTCGAGGCGGCGCTCGATGCGATCGAGACCGAAGGCGTGGAGCAGCTGGTTGTCCTGCTGGACGACCCCGTCATCCGTGAAGAAATCACGCGCACCATTCACGATGCGCTTCTCGCTTACCTGCAGAAGCCCATCTCGGAGATCATCGGCGACGTCGCTTCGGCGAGCAAGGACCCCGACGCCGGCAAGAGGCTGGCACACGCGACGGCTCCTCACATCTGGGACTGGATCCACGCGCAGCTGCCGGTGCTCGTACAGCGGCTCGACGTTCAGTCGATGGTCGAGCGCAAGGTCATGGCGTTCAGCGTCGACAGACTCGAGGAGATCCTGCGCTCAGTGATACAGAACGAGCTGAGGATGATAATCGTCATCGGATACGTGCTCGGCGCGTTTGTCGGACTCGGGACCTTCGGACTGTCGAGGCTCATCGGCTTGTAG